CCGGTCAATCCTGGTAACAATTTATGAACTCCAGCTTTAGTTCTCAGTTCCTTTAATTCATACTGGTTGTATAGTGCCGGTCTTGGACCGATAAAAGCCATATCTCCTTTAAAAATATTAATTAACTGGGGAAGTTCATCTAAGCTTGTCTTTCTCAAAACTTTACCTGATCGGGTTACATAATTTTTTGAATCCTTAAGTTTTTCTGTGGCTACATTAGGAGTTCCAACCATCATAGTCCTGAATTTATAAAATTTAAATAATTTATTGTCTCTCCCAATTCTCATCTGGGTAAAAAATATTGAACCTTTTGAATCCAATTTTATAATAATTGCTAATATAAAAAATATTGGTGACAATAATATCAGCAAAATCAAGCTAGCTGCAATGTCAAATACTCTTTGCATAAAATAAATCTCCCCCTTATTTAAATACATTTAGATATAGTATCCTCCAGTTGAAATCTTTTATATGTAGGCACCATCTCCTCAAGTTTAGAGATAATTTTTTCTCTGTCATCCCCTTCAACTAGTATGTTAAGTTCATTAATTTTGAACATTAAAGTATCAATATCATAAAAAGTGGGCTTTGCAATAAATATTTTTTTATGTAAAGTTTTATTCAGTCCTTCTTCTTCAGTTAAAACTTCCTCGTAAAGCTTCTCGCCAGGTCTGAGACCTATAAATTCTATGTCAATATCTTTATTTGGTGTATAACCTGAAAGCCTTATTAAATCACATGCCAAATCATATATTTTAACTGGAGTTCCCATATCTAGAATAAATATCTCTCCGCCTTTGGCATATACCCCGGCTTGAAGAACTAATTGTGCCGCCTCTGGTATGGTCATAAAAAATCTGTTGATATCTTTATGGGTTACCGTAACCGGTCCTCCATTTTTAATTTGTTCTATAAATACAGGTACTACCGAGCCATTACTGCCAAGTACATTTCCAAATCTTACTGCTGCAAATTGAGTTTTACTTTTTTTATCCATAGATTGAATAATCATTTCACATACTCTTTTGGTAGCTCCCATAA
This genomic interval from Clostridium kluyveri contains the following:
- a CDS encoding sugar transferase, whose amino-acid sequence is MQRVFDIAASLILLILLSPIFFILAIIIKLDSKGSIFFTQMRIGRDNKLFKFYKFRTMMVGTPNVATEKLKDSKNYVTRSGKVLRKTSLDELPQLINIFKGDMAFIGPRPALYNQYELKELRTKAGVHKLLPGLTGWAQVNGRDMLNDEMKTAYDKYYLINKSLKFDFKILVRTVFKVFRCDGVVDGGMREAEKSAQEVAADKE